In Eremothecium gossypii ATCC 10895 chromosome IV, complete sequence, the genomic stretch CCAAGCCGGTATCCACAGCGCCAGTTGCTGTGGCTTCTATGACGGGAATGCAAGCATCGCCTAATGTCACCGGCGGCACGattcctcctcctcctaTTACAAGGGTCACTTCCAATACGAGCATTGCCGGTTCCCCAATGACCCCACAGAAGCTTTCCCGGAAGTCTTCCGTAGTTCAAACTACCGCCCTGAATGCTCCAGTGCCAGTTAATCCATATGCTCCCCCTGTAACGGGCAGGAATGCCGTGCAGTCCCCACCTCTGAACCCGTACGCGCCTTCCGGAGCGCACGCTGCGGCGCCCCCCACGGGAACATACTCTCCTCATCTGGCTGGACAAGCGATAGACCATACTCACCGTGCTACGCCATTATCCAATATGGCTGCCCCACCACAGAAAGCCATGCCAGGCCCCCCTCCAAAGTCCATGGCAAGGAAGTCCACCACTTCTGAAAAAGACATCGACTCCGCTAACCAACTGCTCTCCTCCATCCAAAAAGCCCCTAACGGCGGCCCTCCTCCCCGGAAGCAGGTCGTAGCCCCGCAGCCTTCAGTACACGCAGCTTCCCCAGTGGCGGAACCTGTCGCGATCCCtccacagcagcagctaaTCATTGAATTTTTCAAAGAAGAGCTGGCCCGCGTTACGCCACTAGTCCCTCCAGAGTATAACAAGCAGCTAAAGGACTGTAGCAAACGGCTGAATATCCTGTTCACTCACATCGAGAAACAAGATCTATTGTCAGCCCCAACTATCGAAAAGTTGCATACTATTGTCGCGTTATTGCGGGAGCATAAATACTCGGACGCTCTAGCGGTTCATGTGGATATTGCTACTAACCATGTACAAGAAGCAGGGAACTGGCTGACCGGAGTCAAGCGGTTAATTGGTCTTGCAGAGGCAACCTCTAGCTGACCCAATAGAGCGATGTACTATATAATTTAGAACTACACCCAGTATGCCTTGCGTTTCTGCCTAGACTACGAATCTGCACGGCCAAGAATTATTCTGGTTAATAGGTAGCGTTAGCTTTGCACGCTTGGTCATGTGTGCTCTGTGGTCGACAAGCGCCCTTACATTTCTCGATCTTTATTTTGCAACCTCAATAGTCATTTCGTTGCTTTTCAACAGCAAAGCGACTGAAGATACCGTTGTAATAACGGGTAATCGAAGATTTGAGATCCAAGTTTCATTCGCCTCAATCGAATACCACTAACAACTTGTCGACAAAAGTTCGGAGAGCATTACCTACTGATATTGAGCAGAGAAGGCGTCATCTCTGACGCGACACACGAACCAATAGCATGGCTATGGTAATAGAAACCAATAGAATACAGGTAATATATTGAAAATATCATAACTGCAAGGCTTTCTAAGGTGTGAAACCCATTCCAATGCTGAAAAGTGTTGAGAAGTTAACACTTCCACAAGTAATATCACAGAGGCTTACTTTCCACTATCGACTGAGGCGCAAGCCTGAGGAGATAGAGGAGAACTGCATCTCATCCGAGACCTCCGATGAGAAGCACTCGAAGGGCTGCAACGATCAGAAGAATGCAAGCCACTATGAGCAGCCTGTGATGGTGACCGATTTGAGAGATGATTCAGAAGGGTTTTCCATCCAGGAGACCGAACTAGAACGGCCAGCGATGCGACAGTCTAATAAGATGTCAATTCTGGTGGGCATATTTGTTGCGGTCGGTGGCTTTCTATATGGGTACGATACCGGCCTCATTAACAGTATCACCGAGATGAGCTTCGTCAAGAAGCATTTTGCACCCAATCATGTCAACTTTACCTCGATGGAGATGTCCATACTTGTCTCTTTCCTGTCACTTGGGACCTTCATTGGTGCACTTGCGGCCCCGCTGCTGGCAGACTCCTACGGAAGAAAATCGACTGTCATATTCAGTACATTCATAGTGTTCTTGGTGGGCACGTCGCTGCAGGTCAGCGCAACTAGTATGGCGCTTCTAGTGGCAGGTCGTGTTGCCTCCGGGGTGGCTGTGGGACTAATATCTGTGGTTGTGCCGTTATACCAAGGCGAAGCGGCGCAGAAATGGTGTCGTGGTGCCATTATCTGTACATATCAGTGGGCCATAACCTGGGGGTTGCTTGTCTCGAGCGCTGTTTCTCAGGGCACATATCTGAGGAACGACGCCTCGTCCTACAGAATACCAATTGCGCTGCAATACGTGTGGTGCATCATTCTTGGGTCGGGAATGCTTCTGCTGCCAGAGAGCCCACGTTATTACGTCCTGAGGGACCAGCTGGACAAGGCCGCTCTATCCCTGTCCTTCTTGCGAGGAGTGCCGCACGATGACGCCGGCCTCCTGGAAGAACTGGTAGAGATCAAGGCGAACTATGACTATGAGATGTCGTTGAAGTCATCTTCGTATCTTGACTGTTTTCGAACTAGTGAGCACAGACCCAAGCAGCAAATTAGGATGCTTTCAGGGATTTTGTTGCAGGCATTCCAGCAGTTTTCGGGCATCAATTTCATTTTCTATTACGGGGTCAACTTCTTCAGCAGCACAGGCATTAGCAAGAGCTATCTTGTATCGTTCGTTACTTACGCCGTAAATGTCGTCTTCAACATACCCGGTCTATTTCTCGTCGAGTATGCTGGCCGCCGGAAGCTGCTTCTGGTCGGCGGCGTGCTGATGACCATCTCCAATTTCATCATCGCAATAGTGGGTGTGTCCACCGATTCAGTTATCGCTAAGAAGGTTATGATCGTGTTCATCTGCATGTTCATCGCCGCATTCTCCGCAACTTGGGGAGGCGTCGTCTGGGTCATGTCCGCCGAGATGTATCCGTTGGGCGTCCGCTCCAAATGCGCGGCCATCTGCGCGGCATCCAACTGGCTCGTTAACTTTGTCTGCGCGATGATTACCCCGTACCTCATTGATATAAGCTCCTACACGTCCCGCCTCGGTAGCACCATCTTCTTTGTCTGGGGTTCGCTCAACGCCATTGGCGTTATGGTCGTCTACCTGACTGTCTATGAGACCAGCGGTCTAACACTCGAAGAAATTAATGAACTCTACCGCCGCTGTCCATCCAGCCTGGCGTCCTGTGCATGGAACCGGCGTATCAAAAGTTCCCCAGAAGACTACCACCTCACCGTCACCGGCCGGTGCGCTCCCAGTGAACACCAAGACCATGTCGATCTCGGCAACGGTCTCTGTCTGGCCACGTATCACCGTGCCCCGCCTTCAATAATTTCGGAATCCTCCAATAGCAGTAGCGACAGCGTTGTCAATTccggcgctggcgctggcggtcccgctgccgcgcctGCGGGCATCAACGCTTACATGTCTGACCTAATGAACAATATTGTCGTAAACACACATTCTACTCCCGCAGCAGGCACAAGTACATAGACTCTACTGTCTTTCCGCACGTTATATACTTTACTCTGCGAACTTCACCAAGTCATGTGACCGTGGAGCCTCCAAGGCATAGGCCTTCGCTACGCACCTCACTAGCAAAATATACCATCCTAACTCCCTGAGAATTACTCTACCCACTGTACCTGCTAACACCAGCCCGTTGTTGGTATCCGATGCTGAAGTGGTTGTACTGTTTTGTGGTTTGAAGCAATGGATGGGCAGGTGGTGGGGATCTTTAAAATTTGGCAAGAACAGCCAACACTCCCGTCAAAATAAAGAGCAAAGCGCCTCCACACCTCTACGAATCAGGTCCGAAAGGCGATCTTGCAATGACGAGCAAGGTTACAAAGAAAGTTAGAGAGTCGCACAGTGCATGTGACGACCAGCAGCATAGTTCTCGGGCTCGCGGCACTGCAGCAGAGGGAGCGCCTAGTAACGTGGTTCAACCGTCCCTCGGTGATTTGAAGAAACTCGCAGAATACACACTCTCCACCCCTACGTCGAACGAGTGCATTAATAAACGGCTGCGGTCCACGAACGTGCAGGAGGTGAAGCTGGGGGGACTGCAGTTTCTGTTTTACAAGACGCTACTACTGTGTCTTTACATGGCATATGCGTTCTACCGATACTTCCAATACCAGTACAACAGGCTGCGTATCAAACTACTGAATCTGGCCTACTCGCCGTCCAATACCCCGCAGCTGATCAGACAGGACGTGCTAAAGTTGCAGAAGGTCCCTAAGCGGCTGGCAGCGATTTTGGCATACAAGTCTGAAGGGGAGGTCGGCGGTGGCGTCAACGGCTTGATAAACGACGGAAGCAACGTAGTATGCTGGACTGTGTCTGCGGGCATCAAGCACCTGTCGCTTTATGATCATGACGGGGTGCTCAAGGCCAACGTGCACCAGTTCCGCCAGGGCGTGTACGATACCCTGGCGCGCTACTACGGCCCCAACAACGTCCCCAAGTTCGCGATACGCATCCCCCACCTGAACACGGTCTACTTCAACAAGCCGGAGGACGAGACGCAGGTGGCGGAGGAACCCAGCAGGGAGACGCACAAGGTCGCAATCGAGGTTTCCCTGCTCTCGGTGCGTGATGGCCGCGAGACCATAGTGGACCTGACAAAGGCAATGGCAGATCTCTGCAAATCAGGAGACCTCAAGCTTGAGGAGATCACCATGAAGCTGGTCGATACCGAACTCACTCAGCTGGTCGGCGTTGAGCCAGACCTCCTGCTCTACTTCGGGCCGCATCTGGACCTACAGGGCTACCCGCCTTGGCATATCCGTTTGACGGAGTTCTACTGGGAGGAAGACAATGACGAGGTCATGTATTCTGTCTTCATCCGAGGCCTGATACAGTATTCTACCTGCAAGGTCAACCTGGGGAAATGATGGACATGTCGATATGTTGCCTTAGTTACCATTCAGTCACAGGTCGGAAGCACTCATGCCGGGAGGCCACAATCCCCGACACAGTCTAATGTCTACCTGTTATCTTGCTTGTCTAGTCCAACTGTTTTGCATTGAATACCTGAAGAGTATATATAGCGCTCTGCTTCTCACATAAACAGCTGAACACCAGCGATGGCATGCGCAGTGCGCGTATAGTACATAAACACTAAGTTTTGGAAGTCCATCGTAAAACTACCATGCTGCGGCCGCCAAGAAGTTACCGTGGGATATCGAAGTCGAACGATTTTCCTCGTGTACAGGGTATTGGCTATCGGGCGGAGACGTTTGCAACAGGAACAGCACAGAGCATTCTTGTCGTAATAGACAAGGCACCTGAAACAGCGGGCAGGCTGTTATAGACCACCGCAGCCACGCACACCCTCCCGACTATTTAAAAGCAGCACGCGAGACAATCGCGTAGTACCTGTTTCGGCGCCCATTTCGGACCATCCAATGAAAGACGCCGTGTCTACCGGCCAGAACGATGGTGTGTCTATCCTGCTTCTAGGTCTTGCCGCGTCGGGCAAAACCACGCTGCTCCGGCAGCTCCAGCTCGGAAATGTGTCGGCCAGCACAGTCGACGGCCTGCCGGTCGAAACCGTCGCATACAGAAATGTAGTGCTGAGCTCCTGGGACCCCAGTCGCGCCGTAGATCACGCCGCATTCGCCTCGTCTCGCCACGAGCGCTGCAAGGCGCTGATTTTCGTCGTCGACGCCGCAGACCGCGCCGGCATCGacgccgcccgcgccacACTGCACACACTGCTCGACGACTGCGCGCTACGAGCccggccgctgctgctgctcgccAACAAGACAGATCTGCCCGACGCCCTGCCCGACGGCGAGCTTTGCGACTTGCTCGGCCTCGCCGGCGGCCTGCCGCGCCCCTGGCGCCTACAGGCCGTttccgccgcccgccgcacCGGCATCTACCCCGGCCTGGAGTGGCTCACGGCCACCCTCGAGTCCGGCCGCAGCGGGCGCCCCGCCCAGTTCGCCGCTGCCCGCAGCATCGGCGCTGCCGTCAGCGACTAGCGccccgcagccgccgaaCTTGGCGTTATGCTAAAATATATACCGCCCGGCCCACGCCACTCCGCGCAACACCGCACAAATACCGTACCCGCCAAGCCTGCCAAGCCCCCGCCGGTATCCGCCGCGCGGCAGTCGCCACGGGAACCCGCCATTAGTCTCTACGTAGCAAGCAGTGCGGCGTGTTGATAACCGCCACCTCAGTTACCCTGCCGTCCATAATAGTGGCTCATGATATGAGCTCTATTCAAAAAAAATTTTTAAAACCCACCGGAACCTGTTCGATTGCAACACAGGTAGTCGTAGTCAGTCGGTCAAAACAAAGCAACAAGAAACAAAGACAAGTATGTTTGAAGTGTGTCAGACAGCAACAGGGTGGTTGATGGTCGATTCGGCGGCACCGTGAATGGCGAACGCAATAGTAAAGCATTGGAATGGGAACAAACTCGCTTTGTTTACCGGGCTTTCTAATATGTACGTGTCAGAATTGAGGGGAGGTGGCGAACATAGGCGCGCACGCACGTGAAGCACAGGCGGGAACACGCGGGGAACAGAACAAAAGACAGGGTGGCACTGGATCTGGCGGCTGGCagccggccgcggccgcggcggttTGCCACCCCTagtgtcacgtgactggGAGTCATCGGGCGGCGAGTGACCAAACACCCTGAGGGGGCAGATACTAACACAAGCGCAGCAATGGGTGTTTCGTTCTCGAAGTTGTTTAGCAACCTTTTTGGTCACAAAGAGATGCGGATCTTGATGGTTGGTCTAGACGGTGCCGGTAAGACCACCGTTTTGTACAAATTGAAGTTGGGCGAGGTTGTCACGACCATCCCCACCATCGGGTTCAACGTGGAGACCGTCGAATACAAGAACATCTCGTTCACCGTCTGGGATGTTGGTGGACAGGACAAGATCAGACCTTTGTGGAGACACTACTTCAGAAACACAGAGGGCATTATCTTCGTCGTGGACTCTAACGACAGATCCCGTATTGCCGAGGCCAGAGAGGTATTGCAGAGAATGTTGAACGAGGACGAGATCAGAAACGCGGTGCTGTTGGTCTTCGCCAACAAGCAGGATTTGCCGGAGGCCATGTCCGCGGCCGAAATCACCGAGAAATTGGGCCTCCACTCCATCAGACAGCGTCCTTGGTACATCCAGGCCACCTGTGCAACTTCTGGGGAGGGCCTATACGAGGGCTTGGAATGGTTGAGCACCAACTTGAAGAACCAAGCATGATTGCGCTCTCCTTCCAAATCACTGTCTTGGCATAATTAATCTTTAGGTTAGGCTGTAAATGAACTAGCGAAGTCTCGTAGACCCTAGTATACTACTTTTTTTTGTGCGTGCACTGTTACCATCGATATATAGTGTAAGAAGTCGCACCCATCGTGTACCCGCTCCGGTGTTCCGTCGCGCCTTTGGCGCTCACTTTGCGATCTGCCGAAATCGTTAATTTCACCTGTAGGTCACGTGATTGTGAATTGTGTTTGACTGTTGCATCCGTACATTCGGAGGTGTGTGGGTTGTATAGCTGAAGATTCTGCGTCGTCCGACAGACTCGCTCGCGCACACCGAGCGGAGCACAGTCGGTTTCCACAGCAGGCCAACATCTTCAACAGAAGAGGCAGTTCATTTGGAGTGGCTCTTAGTGCAAAATACAGCAAAATCAATCATAATGGTATGTGTCAGGCGGTGTATAGCGTGGGATGATGGCATGCAGCTTTTCGTTGGGTATCGAGGTGACCGTTAGAGGCTTAAATCCGTGGGACAGAAGTGCGCGACAGCAGCGCATACCGGGTTAGCCAGCGAGCGGTAGCCGAGGGGTAGATGCGGCCCCGCAGGTTGCCAGCAATGTCATTCCAAGCTTGATAGGTGCGCGGAGTACTAACATCTCATCTCAGGCCGGTGTTAAAGCTTTTGAATTGAGAACCAAGTCCAAGGAGCAACTGGAGCAACAGTTGATCTCCTTGAAGCAGGAGTTGGCTGCTTTGAAGGTCCAGAAGCTATCCAGACCATCCTTGCCAAAGATCAACACCGTCAGAAAGAGCATTGCTCGTGTCTTGACCGTCATCAACCAGAACCAGAGACAGGCTGTCAGAGAGTTGTACAAGGGCAAGAAGTACCAGCCAAAGGACTTGAGAGCAAAGAAGACCAGAGCTTTGAGAAGAGCTTTGACGAAGTTCGAGGCTGCTCAGATCACTGAGAAGCAGAGAAAGAAGCAGATTGCTTTCCCACAAAGAAAGTACGCTATTAAGGCCTAAACGTCTACGTAAACCGTTGTATGTTAATTTAGTTTACTTTTAAGAACCCATCTTTAGACCCGCGGGCTcaagcggcggcggcctGCCAGAGGGAGTAGCAGCGAGCGCTTTTTTGATAGTGTGGAATCTATACAGGAAAGTGACTACTTATTGTTTACCTTGTTTCTTTGATGCTTTGAACTCCTCGATTCTCTGTTTCAACTCATGATCGGGAATGACATCCTCTAACTTGAGAGGTGTCCTGTTGAATGGATCAGTGGAATCGCTGAGCAGATGGGCCTTTATCGTGCTCCGATCTATAGTGACTTTAGATGTGGGTAGTATAACCGGTTCGGACATAATAGTGTACATTAACGGGTCCAGGAACTCGTCAGGAACATCCCCCATGTCCATGTCTTCTTCTTCCGCAGCGAGCTTGCGCATGTGTGTAGCATTCGCAAACTTTAGCAAAGCCTCGCATTGTTCTGGCGAGGCCATTCCTGTCTTGTAACCCAGTATATGCACCAAACGGTCGAACAGATCTTTGTTGAAGGATCTACCGTCTCTCGCAACGGCGGAGATAAACTCATCCTGCTCGGACAGATTAATGTAAACCTCGGACAGGGATTTCAAAAGCGATTTGGGGTTGAACTGATATTTGCTGGGATCTTTCACCTTCAACTCCctacatttcgggcccacaaGCGAAACTAAATTGTAGTTGAGCATACCGGCTAGTCTATCCACAATTTCTGGTGTCACGAAGGCCCGTGGAATATCCTTGGTGAAAACATTGAACAAAGACATGGATTTGTCTGCTAAGCTGCATGAAGAAGTCGCCTGCCTCTCCGCAGCTGCTAGTTTGGCCTGTAACTCCGCAGTCTCCTCCTCTCTCGTAGGTGGTAGGTTACGCGATCTGTTCTCGAGCTCCTTTGAGATGTTGTGTACCTCAGTCAGATTAGTTAAGCCTTCGTCTAGTAGGAACGTTAGGTCATTCAGCATACGCGCAATGAAACGAATAAAAAAGTCTGGATTATTCTGTGACTGCGTCAGCAATTGCGCCCGGTATTTTGGAAGTTTGTATAATTCCTCTAAAACGATGGAAATACTGTAACGAGCATTGAATTTATCGTAAAATTGCGAAGAAGAACCAGTCTTTTCCACAATAACATAAAAGTCCAGTAGCGCGTAGAATATATTTTTAATCACCAGTTCATTATTTTCAAAGATATCCATCATGAAGCCTGGTACGGATTCACTTAATGGGGAGGCACCAATGCTGAGCACCTGGACCAACTTTCCCTTCAAGTGAGGGTTTGAAACCAATTCTGGACAACGTAGGATTACAGTTGCTAGTTCCACAAAAGAATGCAATCTCGAGTTTCGGAACATAGGGTTGCTCGAGTATTTCGATATGTATAAACAGTAATTGATAGCGCCCTCGACAACAAATTCAGGGTAATATTTGAAAGGAACCTGGGCATGCGCTCTAAGATACTCGGCGTTATCTACATTCTCAACGCCTACTTGATCCGGGATTAATGGTAATTCTAGTTGGCTGAATGGGAATCCATGTTTTGGATCAATAACTCTAATCAAAAAGGTTGAGACGCCACAAATAAACTCGAAAAcctccagctgcagcgcccTGTTGGAGAAAAATCCCTGGAGTGAGTCCATTATGGATTGTAGCATGGTGTAGGTTTTTTCCAAACTTGGTAGCTGTATAGCGGCGAACCTCGCAAAAATGTCGGTGGAATTATTGCTGTTCGCAGCATCCTTAATACGCTGTAGCTCTTGCTTCATCCGCTTCAGTTGGGGCGTGACTTTTTCATCGTAAAGTAGCGTCCCACCAAGTCCATAATGTAGGTACGTCAAAGTCAGGAAGAAACAGTCGCTGATGAAGTTTGGTTTGTTATCCTCGGATTTGCGATTCTTATCATGAAACTCATCGGCCTCTTTAAAGTCAGAGTTCATGCGTGTCTCCTGAGAAAGGTCAATGAAGAGGTTCAGGTTGTTAAAATAGTTGACGTCGATCTTGTCAATTTTCTTACAAGTAGAATCCAGGAATGGCTGAGAGAATCTAACAAGAAGCAGAGTGATATTGGTCATAAACGCATTCGAAGAAAGCTTGTTATGCTGAGCATGATCTCCACGGCGCAAGTGGTTTTTGTTCA encodes the following:
- a CDS encoding sugar porter family MFS transporter (Syntenic homolog of Saccharomyces cerevisiae YDL194W (SNF3) and YDL138W (RGT2)), which codes for MLKSVEKLTLPQVISQRLTFHYRLRRKPEEIEENCISSETSDEKHSKGCNDQKNASHYEQPVMVTDLRDDSEGFSIQETELERPAMRQSNKMSILVGIFVAVGGFLYGYDTGLINSITEMSFVKKHFAPNHVNFTSMEMSILVSFLSLGTFIGALAAPLLADSYGRKSTVIFSTFIVFLVGTSLQVSATSMALLVAGRVASGVAVGLISVVVPLYQGEAAQKWCRGAIICTYQWAITWGLLVSSAVSQGTYLRNDASSYRIPIALQYVWCIILGSGMLLLPESPRYYVLRDQLDKAALSLSFLRGVPHDDAGLLEELVEIKANYDYEMSLKSSSYLDCFRTSEHRPKQQIRMLSGILLQAFQQFSGINFIFYYGVNFFSSTGISKSYLVSFVTYAVNVVFNIPGLFLVEYAGRRKLLLVGGVLMTISNFIIAIVGVSTDSVIAKKVMIVFICMFIAAFSATWGGVVWVMSAEMYPLGVRSKCAAICAASNWLVNFVCAMITPYLIDISSYTSRLGSTIFFVWGSLNAIGVMVVYLTVYETSGLTLEEINELYRRCPSSLASCAWNRRIKSSPEDYHLTVTGRCAPSEHQDHVDLGNGLCLATYHRAPPSIISESSNSSSDSVVNSGAGAGGPAAAPAGINAYMSDLMNNIVVNTHSTPAAGTST
- the NUS1 gene encoding ditrans,polycis-polyprenyl diphosphate synthase (Syntenic homolog of Saccharomyces cerevisiae YDL193W (NUS1)) translates to MTSKVTKKVRESHSACDDQQHSSRARGTAAEGAPSNVVQPSLGDLKKLAEYTLSTPTSNECINKRLRSTNVQEVKLGGLQFLFYKTLLLCLYMAYAFYRYFQYQYNRLRIKLLNLAYSPSNTPQLIRQDVLKLQKVPKRLAAILAYKSEGEVGGGVNGLINDGSNVVCWTVSAGIKHLSLYDHDGVLKANVHQFRQGVYDTLARYYGPNNVPKFAIRIPHLNTVYFNKPEDETQVAEEPSRETHKVAIEVSLLSVRDGRETIVDLTKAMADLCKSGDLKLEEITMKLVDTELTQLVGVEPDLLLYFGPHLDLQGYPPWHIRLTEFYWEEDNDEVMYSVFIRGLIQYSTCKVNLGK
- a CDS encoding ADR093Wp (NOHBY425; No homolog in Saccharomyces cerevisiae; Syntenic homolog of Saccharomyces kluyveri SAKL0F10318g); translation: MKDAVSTGQNDGVSILLLGLAASGKTTLLRQLQLGNVSASTVDGLPVETVAYRNVVLSSWDPSRAVDHAAFASSRHERCKALIFVVDAADRAGIDAARATLHTLLDDCALRARPLLLLANKTDLPDALPDGELCDLLGLAGGLPRPWRLQAVSAARRTGIYPGLEWLTATLESGRSGRPAQFAAARSIGAAVSD
- a CDS encoding ADR094Wp (Syntenic homolog of Saccharomyces cerevisiae YDL192W (ARF1) and YDL137W (ARF2); 1-intron), giving the protein MGVSFSKLFSNLFGHKEMRILMVGLDGAGKTTVLYKLKLGEVVTTIPTIGFNVETVEYKNISFTVWDVGGQDKIRPLWRHYFRNTEGIIFVVDSNDRSRIAEAREVLQRMLNEDEIRNAVLLVFANKQDLPEAMSAAEITEKLGLHSIRQRPWYIQATCATSGEGLYEGLEWLSTNLKNQA
- the RPL35A gene encoding 60S ribosomal protein uL29 (Syntenic homolog of Saccharomyces cerevisiae YDL191W (RPL35A) and YDL136W (RPL35B); 1-intron): MAGVKAFELRTKSKEQLEQQLISLKQELAALKVQKLSRPSLPKINTVRKSIARVLTVINQNQRQAVRELYKGKKYQPKDLRAKKTRALRRALTKFEAAQITEKQRKKQIAFPQRKYAIKA
- the UFD2 gene encoding ubiquitin-ubiquitin ligase UFD2 (Syntenic homolog of Saccharomyces cerevisiae YDL190C (UFD2)) — protein: MASSVKSIITEVLRVTSDAEMARARKYTLVGAEVLGGPELALDAVDGILVSQLTENEHLGEQPMAYLHGCFERCQQTKRLSKNNADAGVQATLQELERLVLGYAVVCFQLEEFAIGGSLLTYVKGVVRDLDVYTDFMSAVIQRAIREDVIFDVCNGFFTALMEMIKDMNNSKNGKFDLNDPTYSSVLTLFELFVSFKPVAAIFTQLDGFYAPYDTKPNHLERVTLLGPILTLSPMNPNVATRNYGDNLERTQQQTNLLHESLQAEHKVVLDRLFFIMDKIVRGSTESRNGLLSYFAQIVNKNHLRRGDHAQHNKLSSNAFMTNITLLLVRFSQPFLDSTCKKIDKIDVNYFNNLNLFIDLSQETRMNSDFKEADEFHDKNRKSEDNKPNFISDCFFLTLTYLHYGLGGTLLYDEKVTPQLKRMKQELQRIKDAANSNNSTDIFARFAAIQLPSLEKTYTMLQSIMDSLQGFFSNRALQLEVFEFICGVSTFLIRVIDPKHGFPFSQLELPLIPDQVGVENVDNAEYLRAHAQVPFKYYPEFVVEGAINYCLYISKYSSNPMFRNSRLHSFVELATVILRCPELVSNPHLKGKLVQVLSIGASPLSESVPGFMMDIFENNELVIKNIFYALLDFYVIVEKTGSSSQFYDKFNARYSISIVLEELYKLPKYRAQLLTQSQNNPDFFIRFIARMLNDLTFLLDEGLTNLTEVHNISKELENRSRNLPPTREEETAELQAKLAAAERQATSSCSLADKSMSLFNVFTKDIPRAFVTPEIVDRLAGMLNYNLVSLVGPKCRELKVKDPSKYQFNPKSLLKSLSEVYINLSEQDEFISAVARDGRSFNKDLFDRLVHILGYKTGMASPEQCEALLKFANATHMRKLAAEEEDMDMGDVPDEFLDPLMYTIMSEPVILPTSKVTIDRSTIKAHLLSDSTDPFNRTPLKLEDVIPDHELKQRIEEFKASKKQGKQ